A DNA window from Bombus vancouverensis nearcticus chromosome 6, iyBomVanc1_principal, whole genome shotgun sequence contains the following coding sequences:
- the Mat89Ba gene encoding nucleolar protein 6 Mat89Ba: MKIPYKANINDFLNHSGNLAFENDHHSNDEIDEDKDYENEESEENEEVEKIKDINKGGNFLLVSGRKRTKVTNDSADILLKKKRKLDNDLYKPPTAEELNQLRETENLFHSNLFRLQIDEMLNAVRLKDKYKNLFDIWFKKFKGTIESIKETKEYELSDVELGKKLNMHISKLNVPKVAKGIFKFLKPTDISIIGSYVFEAAVGSNITVDIMIEMPAKMFQKQDYLNYRYIKKKMIYLAYIASNITDDIAESKRFMNDTLKPVLKIVPSGKLGTKINVLIHISAQEGSFRLSRFLPEKNNVRPQWFFGETKNIAENFVPTPHYNSIILHDVIMKIHAENMKVIREYPNIRDGIILLKIWLTQRELLKGYAAFNGHIITMLILYLLSIKKLNTFMSSYQIVRNVWNYLIHIDWCESGVSMNQNEESKDRILKYHEYYDCVFLDSTGYYNITTDLSKATYRWVQKEAELSLNHLDNAHANSFQSLFMRKVPFYMAFDHFIWFKDAKMLRNLVNVNSSDKDKLDYGPNYRAQAIKILCNTLKEGLANRVHQICVLPNESSEWECTEDNCDNIGKIFIGLELNPEYCFNIVDKGPEANLPEAIEFRNFWGEKSELRRFQDGTTREAVVWSKGKTLSGKRLICKKIVTFLLRKKLGILKKKFIYIASEMEELLQLQKVKITHFAYGTGEEAALRAINVFNQLEKDLMSLTDIPLSIHGVQGSSAVFRYTDVFPPLATVYQPDNQLIKKSKKGLTLPRNITAAPKYVCPLDVSLQLSTSGKWPDELEALRNTKAAFHIQIAECLRKQYKLTTEANFSHINVYKDGFVFRLRVAHSKEVSCLKQQITENGVLQYKDNEKSIELENKLFELPKLTSALHGLHNQQPSFGLACCLAKRWLSAQLLDNSHMPDIVVELLVASMYLMPAPYRPPQMPQIAFLRLLESFARGHWNTDPVIVNFNNEMSKDEIIAVETLFGSSRDSLPPLFISTPYDHQRSLWTKKAPSTLILNRITMLARQCIKLYEQQYFTKVLLDFKPLFRPPLTEYDCLIYLKPCMVPRRLQAIDVDDACPIVEWHPYKHHSAQKVPIVGFDPVQHFLEDLRNGYDEFALFFHDTYGGTVIGVLLRPSALEIKDLKVSNISGRKCNNNNELALNISAIIQDFYVLGKGLVEAIDVRSKKFSLT; encoded by the exons ATGAAAATACCTTACAAG GCaaatataaatgattttttaaatcattCTGGCAATTTGGCGTTTGAAAATGATCATCATTCTAATGATGAAATTGATGAAGACAAAGACTATGAAAATGAAGAAAGTGAAGAAAATGAAGAAGTGGAAAAGatcaaagatattaataaagGAGGAAATTTTCTCTTGGTATCTGGCAGAAAAAGAACGAAGGTTACCAATGATTCTGCAGacattttattgaaaaagaaaagaaaattagacAATGATTTATATAAACCACCAACTGCTGAAGAACTAAATCAACTTAGGGAAacagaaaatttatttcattccaATTTATTTAGACTACAAATAGACGAAATGTTAAATGCAGTTAGACTTaaggataaatataaaaatttgtttgatatttgGTTTAAAAAGTTTAAAGGGACTATTGAATCCATAAAGGAAACAAAAGAATATGAA ctTTCAGATGTGGAACTAGGGAAAAAATTGAACATGCATATTTCAAAGCTTAATGTACCAAAAGTAGCAAAAGGAATCTTTAAATTTCTTAAGCCAACAGATATTTCTATAATAGGATCTTATGTATTTGAAGCTGCAGTTGGTTCAAATATCACTGTAGATATAATGATTGAAATGCCTGCCAAGATGTTCCAAAAACAAGATTACCTAAACTACagatatataaaaaagaaaatgatatatttaGCATACATAGCATCTAATATTACTGATGATATTGCAGAAAGCAAGAGATTTATGAATGACACTTTAAAGCCAGTTTTAAAAATTGTACCAAGTGGAAAATTAGGTACCAAAATTAATGTATTGATACATATATCAGCTCAAGAAGGAAGTTTTAGACTAAGTAGATTTTTACCAGAAAAGAATAATGTTAGACCTCAATGGTTTTTTGGAGAGACCAAAAATA ttGCAGAGAATTTTGTGCCAACACCACattataattcaataattctTCATGATGTAATCATGAAAATACATGCAGAGAATATGAAAGTAATAAGAGAATATCCAAATATAAGAGATggcattattttattgaaaatatggTTAACTCAACGTGAATTATTAAAAGGCTATGCAGCTTTTAATGGACATATCATAACAATGCTTATTCTATATTTGTTATCCATAAAAAAGTTAAACACATTTATGAGCAGTTATCAAATAGTCAGAAATGTGTGGAATTATTTAA TACACATTGATTGGTGTGAATCTGGAGTAAGCATGAATCAAAATGAAGAGAGTAAAGATAGAATTTTGAAATATCATGagtattatgattgtgtatttTTGGATAGCACTGGTTATTACAATATTACTACAGATCTGTCTAAAGCTACATATAGATGGGTACAAAAAGAAGCAGAACTTTCCTTAAATCATTTGGACAATGCACATGCAAACAGTTTTCAATCACTTTTCATGAGAAAAGTACCATTTTATATGGCATTTGATCATTTTATATG gtTTAAAGATGCTAAAATGTTAAGAAATCTAGTAAATGTTAATTCAAGTGATAAAGATAAACTAGATTATGGTCCCAATTATCGAGCCCAAGCAATAAAAATTCTTTGTAATACTCTTAAAGAAGGACTGGCAAATAGAGTACATCAAATTTGTGTATTACCAAATGAAAGTTCAGAATGGGAATGTACAGAGGATAATTGTGATAATATTGGGAAGATTTTTATTGGGTTAGAATTAAACCCAGAGTATTGTTTTAATATTGTTGACAAAGGACCTGAAGCAAATCTACCAGAA GCCATTGAATTTAGAAATTTTTGGGGTGAAAAATCAGAGTTACGGCGATTTCAAGATGGAACTACTCGAGAAGCAGTAGTTTGGTCGAAAGGCAAAACATTATCAGGAAAAAgattaatatgtaaaaaaatcgTAACATTTTTACTAAGAAAAAAATTAGgtatacttaaaaaaaaatttatatatattgcgAGTGAAATGGAAGAACTTTTACAATTGCAAAAG GTAAAAATAACGCATTTCGCTTATGGAACGGGAGAAGAAGCAGCACTGAGAGCAATAAACGTATTCAATCAACTTGAGAAAGATTTAATGTCTCTTACAGACATTCCCTTATCAATACATGGGGTACAAGGATCTAGCGCAGTTTTTCGATATACGGACGTTTTCCCACCACTTGCAACGGTTTATCAACCTGATAATCAACTTATTAAGAAATCTAAAAAGGGTTTGACACTACCAAGAAATATAACTGCAGCACCTAAATATGTTTGTCCACTTGATGTGAGCTTGCAATTATCAACTAGTGGAAAGTGGCCAGATGAGTTAGAAGCTCTTAGAAATACAAAAGCCGCTTTTCACATACAAATTGCAGAATGCCTCAGAAAACAATATAAGTTAACGACAGAAGCAAACTTTTCACATATCAATGTATATAag GATGGATTTGTGTTTCGGTTAAGAGTGGCACATTCAAAAGAAGTTAGTTGCTTGAAACAGCAAATAACTGAGAATGGAGTTCTACAATATAAAGATAACGAAAAATCTATCGAATTAGAAAATAAGCTATTTGAATTACCAAAGCTAACTAGTGCTTTACATGG CTTACATAATCAACAACCATCCTTTGGACTCGCATGTTGTTTGGCAAAACGTTGGTTATCCGCTCAGCTATTAGATAATTCTCATATGCCAGATATAGTAGTTGAACTACTTGTAGCTTCAATGTATTTAATGCCTGCACCATACAGACCTCCTCAAATGCCTCAAATAGCATTCTTGAGACTCTTAGAAAGTTTTGCAAGGGGTCATTGGAATACAGATCCTGTTATAGTAAATTTCAACAATGAAATGTCTA aagACGAAATAATTGCCGTGGAAACGCTTTTTGGATCATCTCGTGATTCTTTACCACCACTATTTATTTCTACTCCTTATGATCATCAGAGATCATTATGGACTAAAAAAGCTCCATCTACtctaattttaaatcgtattacAATGCTGGCTAGACAatgtataaagttatatgaacaacaatattttacaaaagttCTGTTAGATTTCAAGCCCTTATTTAGGCCACCACTTACAGAATATGATTGTTTGATTTACCTAAAACCGTGTATGGTACCTAGAAGGTTACAAGCAATTGATGTTGATGATGCATGTCCAATTGTTGAATGGCACCCATATAAACATCATTCAGCCCAAAAGGTACCAATTGTAGGTTTTGATCCTGTACAACATTTTCTAGAAGATCTTAGG aatggTTATGATGaatttgccttatttttccatgatACCTATGGTGGCACAGTAATTGGAGTTTTATTGAGACCCTCTGCGCTAGAAATTAAGGATCTCAAGGTTTCAAATATAAGTGGcagaaaatgtaataataataatgaactAGCTTTAAATATTTCGGCAATCATACAAGATTTTTATGTTCTTGGAAAGGGTCTTGTAGAAGCGATAGATGTTCGATCTAAAAAGTTTTCTTTAACTTGA
- the LOC117155663 gene encoding uncharacterized protein LOC117155663 isoform X1: MAVNMEVEKNTSKEVDTQLSANNSMEFNDDIQKDNENIKDVEDSLSSLKNITIDSEKRDDTIIYAQFENSQIYAKNLGDNLVSTNEEEEEKSDEDKEKELLQDEKVLKDDCKTEQVEVTSENSTDGYVSQAPLAFTIDFGNKEIDTTKYQNLFERYNARHKRNLSTSKVEINTKKPGTLVSSNLMQKQKVSSTHSEGYFSSEDDTKRKTDQLSEKLKQLGSKSFLKPSHALKKSESNVKVSNFQNKQDTMSKSFEQSKQPKLPYKNLSLELGYTEKTNATSYWVPQKSATINDLSRIQVNNYDDDAEKLYTKNIDQDDEYEHSSDNVSEKVSNINYVRNKTISVKGSNLSSVSYTMEVNPDDLAETDIDVFNVSNVDGGSDEAVSEAGTYTIHKDYTDEEKARMDIDKIFSVGVLTEEDSNEACIHSFKMSISRDNNTWISEWATQVAEHNSLPPAIGGPTGRTPPLSPSKIPSPIHSRSQRLARSRNEQSDSSLDAESYLRIKERIGLISNQHILIDSGGESDDDTSNSYNTPPQSSQRTPVHGVLARRGSLSESLFRRINTNESRRSIRKYISSSKSKTEDTNAELSSPSKEFTSLHIGRRSSSLDRRDYTSNITDSNTSKRSTTKYYQDDEIKYSNNTILNRLRPSTPKLTNSPIVTRKTVTQIVNSPVLERTKHLTKSSPQAKNIGYFTCVENSPYMLRKSNSTANYHEGNVGFNTTTDSVLQNSPNLKRNLNIQRSCSNANIRNIKSQSQSSRRSSFNSSDIDRASLAGRYLAASDSSSETGEQQAKSSLGSVSSGIKLNRAFSIRRARLSCESDTTPNTTPEERRRRAQSEVKPTPINKQQNYHRSRTSIVNVHNKESVKKSEPIKPRAASISRTDSTRLSMRAPKSSQHASTTQRPIQKTSKDQKKSGRSNSTLTSKEVEFQNWKRRKSYDPMKAAAEGRKKLIDNSKKHHSTEDSSGNHDNSVLRSASFHGTGGALSLANEWSDNELSIAQNDNQVPPPCSPQLESDSDVETSYYLQTTQNVMSAMSARITVCHSPLVDSDNDSDEDTSHSLHKSISKTLHQPSDTESSDDRHPNAQSAISNTKYNRAFSLRRARLDLQPTKLPGNINKNKPVTSDTRKSESVSNISRTDSGRFSMRSNRTTNTGSKIKPKETKKPAMPNAREVEMQNWKRRKSYDPMKAAMEGRRKAGLVKKNTNPNLSPSNVARSRSFHGSSGFGVSDWSDEELAISADEATLY, encoded by the exons ATGGCTGTGAATATGGAAGTAGAAAAGAACACATCCAAAGAGGTTGACACTCAACTTTCGGCAAACAATTCAATGGAATTTAATGACGATATTCAAAAAGACAACGAAAATATTAAAGATGTCGAAGATTCATTGTCTTCCCTTAAAAATATAACGATTGATAGCGAGAAACGTGATGATACTATTATATACGCACAATTTGAAAATTCTCAAATTTACGCGAAAAATTTAGGAGATAACCTAGTGTCCACAaatgaagaggaagaagaaaaaagcgatgaagataaagaaaaagaattattaCAAGATGAGAAGGTTCTAAAAGATGATTGTAAGACTGAACAAGTAGAAGTAACATCAGAAAACTCTACTGATGGTTATGTATCTCAAGCTCCATTAGCTTTCACAATTGATTTTGGCAATAAGGAAATTGATACAACtaaatatcaaaatttatttgaaagatATAATGCTAGACATAAAAGAAATTTGTCTACATCTAAG gtagaaataaatacaaaaaagcCTGGCACTTTAGTTTCTTCAAACTTAATGCAAAAACAAAAAGTTTCTAGTACACATTCTGAAGGCTATTTCAGTAGTGAGGATGACACAAAGCGAAAAACAGATCAATTATCAGAGAAACTGAAACAATTAG GTTCAAAATCATTTTTAAAACCATCACATGCTTTAAAAAAGTCTGAATCTAATGTAAAAGTAtctaattttcaaaataaacaaGATACAATGAGTAAATCTTTTGAACAGTCAAAACAACCTAAACTTCCTTATAAGAATCTCTCACTGGAACTTGGTTATACAGAGAAAACAAATGCAACATCATATTGGGTACCACAAAAGTCTGCTACTATAAATGATTTAAGTAGAATTCAAGTAAACAATTATGATGATGATGCtgaaaaattatatacaaagaaTATTGATCAAGATGATGAATATGAACATTCATCTGACAATGTATCTGAAAAAGTGTCTAACATAAATTATGTTAGAAATAAAACCATAAGCGTTAAGGGATCCAATTTATCTAGTGTCAGCTATACAATGGAAGTAAACCCAGATGATCTAGCTGAAACAGATATAGATGTTTTCAATGTTAGTAACGTTGATGGAGGATCAGATGAAGCAGTCAGTGAAGCAGGAACATATACAATTCATAAAGATTATACAGATGAGGAAAAAGCAAGAATGGATATTGATAAGATATTTAGTGTTGGTGTTTTAACTGAAGAAGACAGCAATGAAGCATGTATTCATAGTTTTAAA atgAGTATTTCAAGAGATAATAATACATGGATATCTGAATGGGCCACTCAGGTAGCAGAACATAATTCGCTACCGCCAGCAATTGGTGGGCCAACCGGTCGTACTCCTCCACTAAGTCCTTCCAAAATACCATCTCCTATTCATAGCAGATCGCAACGACTTGCTCGTAGCcgcaat gAACAAAGTGACAGTAGTTTAGATGCAGAATCATATTtacgaataaaagaaagaattgGTTTAATTTCAAATCAACATATACTTATTGATTCTGGTGGAGAGTCAGACGATGATACCAGTAACAGTTATAATACACCTCCACAAAGTTCACAAAGAACACCAGTACATGGGGTTTTGGCCAGAAGAGGAAGTTTATCTGAATCTCTTTTTAGAAGAATTAATACCAACGAAAGTAGGAGAAGTATCCGCAAATATATAAGTTCAAGTAAATCAAAGACTGAAGATACAAATGCTGAATTAAGTAGTCCGTCCAAAGAGTTTACTTCCCTTCATATAGGAAGACGAAGTAGTTCCTTGGACag GAGGGATTATACATCTAATATAACAGACAGTAATACGTCCAAAAGAAGTACTACGAAATATTATCAAGATGATGAAATTAAATACtcaaataatacaattttaaatcGCCTAAGACCATCTACACCAAAATTAACAAACAGTCCAATTGTAACTCGCAAAACTGTCACTCAAATTGTAAACTCTCCAGTATTGGAAAGAAccaagcatttgacaaaatctTCTCCACAAGCCAAAAATATTGGATATTTTACATGTGTCGAAAATAG tccATATATGTTAAGAAAATCAAATAGTACTGCAAATTATCATGAAGGAAATGTTGGCTTTAATACAACAACAGATAGTGTTCTCCAAAATAGTCCAAATCTTAAACGTAATTTAAATATCCAAAGATCATGTAGCAATgcaaatattagaaatataaaatcACAAAGCCAGTCATCCCGTCGCAGTAGCTTTAATAGTAGTGATATTGATAGAGCATCTTTAGCAGGAAGATACCTTGCTGCTTCTGACAGTAGCAGTGAAACTGGCGAACAGCAAGCAAAATCTTCATTAGGCTCAGTTTCTTCtggaattaaattaaatcgaGCTTTTAGTATAAGAAGAGCAAG ATTAAGTTGTGAATCTGATACAACTCCAAATACAACTCCCGAAGAAAGACGTAGACGAGCACAAAGTGAAGTAAAACCAACACCTATAAATAAACAGCAAAATTATCATCGAAGTCGTACAAGTATCGTGAATGTACACAATAAAGAATCTGTAAAGAAATCAGAACCTATAAAACCAAGAGCTGCATCGATATCAAGAACTGATAGTACAAGACTTAGTATGAGAGCACCAAAATCATCTCAG catGCCTCTACTACACAACGACCTATACAAAAAACAAGTAAAGATCAGAAGAAATCTGGTAGAAGTAATTCAACATTGACATCAAAGGAAGTAGAATTCCAAaattggaaaagaagaaaaagctaTGATCCAATGAAAGCAGCTGCTGAAGGTAGAAAAAAATTAATAGACAATTCAAAGAAACATCACAGTACAGAAGATAGTTCGGGAAA tCATGACAATTCTGTATTACGATCAGCAAGTTTTCATGGGACAGGTGGTGCTCTTTCATTAGCTAATGAATGGTCTGACAACGAATTAAGCATTGCTCAGAATGACAATCAAGTACCTCCACCATGCAGTCCACAATtg GAAAGTGATAGTGATGTAGAAACATCATATTATTTACAAACAACACAAAATGTAATGTCAGCTATGTCTGCTCGTATCACAGTCTGCCATTCACCTTTAGTAGACTCAGATAATGATAGCGATGAAGATACTAGTCATAGTTTACATAAAAGTATATCAAAAACATTACACCAACCTAGTGACACAGAGAGCAGCGACGATCGTCATCCAAATGCACAAAGTGCTATTTCAAACACTAAATATAATCGAGCATTTAG TTTACGCAGAGCAAGATTAGACCTGCAACCAACAAAGTTACcaggaaatataaataaaaataaaccagTTACATCAGATACTCGAAAATCTGAATCTGTTTCAAACATAAGTAGGACTGATTCTGGACGTTTTAGTATGAGATCAAATAGAACTACGAATACT GGATCTAAGATAAAAccaaaagaaacaaagaagccTGCCATGCCAAATGCAAGAGAAGTTGAAATGCAAAATTGGAAACGTCGTAAAAGTTATGATCCTATGAAAGCGGCAATGGAAGGGAGAAGGAAAGCAGGTTTGGTTAAGAAAAATACAAATCCCAATCTTTCTCCAAG CAATGTTGCAAGATCACGCAGTTTTCATGGATCTTCAGGATTTGGAGTTAGTGATTGGAGTGATGAAGAATTGGCTATATCTGCAGATGAAGCTACACTCTATTAG
- the LOC117155663 gene encoding uncharacterized protein LOC117155663 isoform X2, protein MAVNMEVEKNTSKEVDTQLSANNSMEFNDDIQKDNENIKDVEDSLSSLKNITIDSEKRDDTIIYAQFENSQIYAKNLGDNLVSTNEEEEEKSDEDKEKELLQDEKVLKDDCKTEQVEVTSENSTDGYVSQAPLAFTIDFGNKEIDTTKYQNLFERYNARHKRNLSTSKVEINTKKPGTLVSSNLMQKQKVSSTHSEGYFSSEDDTKRKTDQLSEKLKQLGSKSFLKPSHALKKSESNVKVSNFQNKQDTMSKSFEQSKQPKLPYKNLSLELGYTEKTNATSYWVPQKSATINDLSRIQVNNYDDDAEKLYTKNIDQDDEYEHSSDNVSEKVSNINYVRNKTISVKGSNLSSVSYTMEVNPDDLAETDIDVFNVSNVDGGSDEAVSEAGTYTIHKDYTDEEKARMDIDKIFSVGVLTEEDSNEACIHSFKMSISRDNNTWISEWATQVAEHNSLPPAIGGPTGRTPPLSPSKIPSPIHSRSQRLARSRNEQSDSSLDAESYLRIKERIGLISNQHILIDSGGESDDDTSNSYNTPPQSSQRTPVHGVLARRGSLSESLFRRINTNESRRSIRKYISSSKSKTEDTNAELSSPSKEFTSLHIGRRSSSLDRRDYTSNITDSNTSKRSTTKYYQDDEIKYSNNTILNRLRPSTPKLTNSPIVTRKTVTQIVNSPVLERTKHLTKSSPQAKNIGYFTCVENSPYMLRKSNSTANYHEGNVGFNTTTDSVLQNSPNLKRNLNIQRSCSNANIRNIKSQSQSSRRSSFNSSDIDRASLAGRYLAASDSSSETGEQQAKSSLGSVSSGIKLNRAFSIRRARLSCESDTTPNTTPEERRRRAQSEVKPTPINKQQNYHRSRTSIVNVHNKESVKKSEPIKPRAASISRTDSTRLSMRAPKSSQHASTTQRPIQKTSKDQKKSGRSNSTLTSKEVEFQNWKRRKSYDPMKAAAEGRKKLIDNSKKHHSTEDSSGNHDNSVLRSASFHGTGGALSLANEWSDNELSIAQNDNQVPPPCSPQLESDSDVETSYYLQTTQNVMSAMSARITVCHSPLVDSDNDSDEDTSHSLHKSISKTLHQPSDTESSDDRHPNAQSAISNTKYNRAFSLRRARLDLQPTKLPGNINKNKPVTSDTRKSESVSNISRTDSGRFSMRSNRTTNTGSKIKPKETKKPAMPNAREVEMQNWKRRKSYDPMKAAMEGRRKAGLVKKNTNPNLSPRTDSDR, encoded by the exons ATGGCTGTGAATATGGAAGTAGAAAAGAACACATCCAAAGAGGTTGACACTCAACTTTCGGCAAACAATTCAATGGAATTTAATGACGATATTCAAAAAGACAACGAAAATATTAAAGATGTCGAAGATTCATTGTCTTCCCTTAAAAATATAACGATTGATAGCGAGAAACGTGATGATACTATTATATACGCACAATTTGAAAATTCTCAAATTTACGCGAAAAATTTAGGAGATAACCTAGTGTCCACAaatgaagaggaagaagaaaaaagcgatgaagataaagaaaaagaattattaCAAGATGAGAAGGTTCTAAAAGATGATTGTAAGACTGAACAAGTAGAAGTAACATCAGAAAACTCTACTGATGGTTATGTATCTCAAGCTCCATTAGCTTTCACAATTGATTTTGGCAATAAGGAAATTGATACAACtaaatatcaaaatttatttgaaagatATAATGCTAGACATAAAAGAAATTTGTCTACATCTAAG gtagaaataaatacaaaaaagcCTGGCACTTTAGTTTCTTCAAACTTAATGCAAAAACAAAAAGTTTCTAGTACACATTCTGAAGGCTATTTCAGTAGTGAGGATGACACAAAGCGAAAAACAGATCAATTATCAGAGAAACTGAAACAATTAG GTTCAAAATCATTTTTAAAACCATCACATGCTTTAAAAAAGTCTGAATCTAATGTAAAAGTAtctaattttcaaaataaacaaGATACAATGAGTAAATCTTTTGAACAGTCAAAACAACCTAAACTTCCTTATAAGAATCTCTCACTGGAACTTGGTTATACAGAGAAAACAAATGCAACATCATATTGGGTACCACAAAAGTCTGCTACTATAAATGATTTAAGTAGAATTCAAGTAAACAATTATGATGATGATGCtgaaaaattatatacaaagaaTATTGATCAAGATGATGAATATGAACATTCATCTGACAATGTATCTGAAAAAGTGTCTAACATAAATTATGTTAGAAATAAAACCATAAGCGTTAAGGGATCCAATTTATCTAGTGTCAGCTATACAATGGAAGTAAACCCAGATGATCTAGCTGAAACAGATATAGATGTTTTCAATGTTAGTAACGTTGATGGAGGATCAGATGAAGCAGTCAGTGAAGCAGGAACATATACAATTCATAAAGATTATACAGATGAGGAAAAAGCAAGAATGGATATTGATAAGATATTTAGTGTTGGTGTTTTAACTGAAGAAGACAGCAATGAAGCATGTATTCATAGTTTTAAA atgAGTATTTCAAGAGATAATAATACATGGATATCTGAATGGGCCACTCAGGTAGCAGAACATAATTCGCTACCGCCAGCAATTGGTGGGCCAACCGGTCGTACTCCTCCACTAAGTCCTTCCAAAATACCATCTCCTATTCATAGCAGATCGCAACGACTTGCTCGTAGCcgcaat gAACAAAGTGACAGTAGTTTAGATGCAGAATCATATTtacgaataaaagaaagaattgGTTTAATTTCAAATCAACATATACTTATTGATTCTGGTGGAGAGTCAGACGATGATACCAGTAACAGTTATAATACACCTCCACAAAGTTCACAAAGAACACCAGTACATGGGGTTTTGGCCAGAAGAGGAAGTTTATCTGAATCTCTTTTTAGAAGAATTAATACCAACGAAAGTAGGAGAAGTATCCGCAAATATATAAGTTCAAGTAAATCAAAGACTGAAGATACAAATGCTGAATTAAGTAGTCCGTCCAAAGAGTTTACTTCCCTTCATATAGGAAGACGAAGTAGTTCCTTGGACag GAGGGATTATACATCTAATATAACAGACAGTAATACGTCCAAAAGAAGTACTACGAAATATTATCAAGATGATGAAATTAAATACtcaaataatacaattttaaatcGCCTAAGACCATCTACACCAAAATTAACAAACAGTCCAATTGTAACTCGCAAAACTGTCACTCAAATTGTAAACTCTCCAGTATTGGAAAGAAccaagcatttgacaaaatctTCTCCACAAGCCAAAAATATTGGATATTTTACATGTGTCGAAAATAG tccATATATGTTAAGAAAATCAAATAGTACTGCAAATTATCATGAAGGAAATGTTGGCTTTAATACAACAACAGATAGTGTTCTCCAAAATAGTCCAAATCTTAAACGTAATTTAAATATCCAAAGATCATGTAGCAATgcaaatattagaaatataaaatcACAAAGCCAGTCATCCCGTCGCAGTAGCTTTAATAGTAGTGATATTGATAGAGCATCTTTAGCAGGAAGATACCTTGCTGCTTCTGACAGTAGCAGTGAAACTGGCGAACAGCAAGCAAAATCTTCATTAGGCTCAGTTTCTTCtggaattaaattaaatcgaGCTTTTAGTATAAGAAGAGCAAG ATTAAGTTGTGAATCTGATACAACTCCAAATACAACTCCCGAAGAAAGACGTAGACGAGCACAAAGTGAAGTAAAACCAACACCTATAAATAAACAGCAAAATTATCATCGAAGTCGTACAAGTATCGTGAATGTACACAATAAAGAATCTGTAAAGAAATCAGAACCTATAAAACCAAGAGCTGCATCGATATCAAGAACTGATAGTACAAGACTTAGTATGAGAGCACCAAAATCATCTCAG catGCCTCTACTACACAACGACCTATACAAAAAACAAGTAAAGATCAGAAGAAATCTGGTAGAAGTAATTCAACATTGACATCAAAGGAAGTAGAATTCCAAaattggaaaagaagaaaaagctaTGATCCAATGAAAGCAGCTGCTGAAGGTAGAAAAAAATTAATAGACAATTCAAAGAAACATCACAGTACAGAAGATAGTTCGGGAAA tCATGACAATTCTGTATTACGATCAGCAAGTTTTCATGGGACAGGTGGTGCTCTTTCATTAGCTAATGAATGGTCTGACAACGAATTAAGCATTGCTCAGAATGACAATCAAGTACCTCCACCATGCAGTCCACAATtg GAAAGTGATAGTGATGTAGAAACATCATATTATTTACAAACAACACAAAATGTAATGTCAGCTATGTCTGCTCGTATCACAGTCTGCCATTCACCTTTAGTAGACTCAGATAATGATAGCGATGAAGATACTAGTCATAGTTTACATAAAAGTATATCAAAAACATTACACCAACCTAGTGACACAGAGAGCAGCGACGATCGTCATCCAAATGCACAAAGTGCTATTTCAAACACTAAATATAATCGAGCATTTAG TTTACGCAGAGCAAGATTAGACCTGCAACCAACAAAGTTACcaggaaatataaataaaaataaaccagTTACATCAGATACTCGAAAATCTGAATCTGTTTCAAACATAAGTAGGACTGATTCTGGACGTTTTAGTATGAGATCAAATAGAACTACGAATACT GGATCTAAGATAAAAccaaaagaaacaaagaagccTGCCATGCCAAATGCAAGAGAAGTTGAAATGCAAAATTGGAAACGTCGTAAAAGTTATGATCCTATGAAAGCGGCAATGGAAGGGAGAAGGAAAGCAGGTTTGGTTAAGAAAAATACAAATCCCAATCTTTCTCCAAG GACCGATAGCGATCGATAA